The proteins below are encoded in one region of uncultured Eubacteriales bacterium:
- a CDS encoding Phosphoribosylformylglycinamidine synthase yields the protein MVYRVYVEKRPELAQEAAALLGDLRALLRIEALRGLRLVNRYDVEGVGEELFRAAVANILSEPQLDTVSAALTGAEGRTVFAVEYLPGQFDQRADSAAQCIQLLSQGDRPAVRSARVYVLEGDLTAEELMRVKKYLINPVDSREAALGTYDTLAVQYERPTTVETLTGFLTLDAAGLAAFAAEKGLAMDLDDLKFCQAYFRAEEREPTITEVRVIDTYWSDHCRHTTFLTEIDAVRFEDAALEETYSAYLAARAELGTKKPITLMDLATVAARVLRARGQLPNLDESEEINACTVKINIDVDGEEEPWLLLFKNETHNHPTEIEPFGGAATCIGGAIRDPLSGRAYVYAAMRVTGAADPTAAVADTLPGKLPQRRLVTTAAAGYSAYGNQIGLATGQVDELYHPGYVAKRMEIGAVLAAAPARNVRREVPLPGDVVILLGGRTGRDGCGGATGSSKSHSTASLETCGAEVQKGNAPEERKLQRLFRSAEATTLIKRCNDFGAGGVSVAIGELADGLEVDLDAVPRKYEGLDGTELAISESQERMAVVVAREDAERFCALARGENLEATLVAVVTAAPRLRMCWNGARIVDLSREFLNSNGAPKHAHASQAAAQPFARETAGMFSERYRALAADLNVCSKRGLAERFDSTVGAGTVLMPFGGRHQRTPPQAMVQKISVERGDTSACSYMAWGYNPFLAERSPFHSAYLAVVESVSKLVATGASFDEVYLTFQEYFEKPGRDPARWGKPLAALLGAFRAQMDLGVAAIGGKDSMSGSFEGLDVPPTLVSFAVTTGQMEEVRSPEFKAPGHPVVLLEPEYGGDGLPTAASLRRNFALVHALFAKGRAVSAWTPTFGGAAEGVLKMTLGNGVGFRYAEGLPNGLLFGYRYGAFLLELTEDAEVGMRLGETVTEPVITRGDTALPLEELSTLYEGRLESVFPCNLKPEGKAIPVFTSRRKSVLKAPERFAKPRVLIPVFPGTNCEYDTAKAILEAGGVPEFFVVKNLTAEEVAASVRNFAARVEKAQAIVIPGGFSGGDEPDGSGKFITAFFRGGPVRDAVTDLLDERGGLMLGICNGFQALIKLGLVPYGRIVETDAASPTLTYNAIGHHQSKIVRTRVASNRSPWLLEVEPGEVFTVPISHGEGRFLAEEGVVRQLAAEEQIATQYVDLGGLPTDDVAFNPNHSVFAVEGITSPDGRVLGKMGHSERIGRGLYRNVPGRYDMGLFRSAVRYFK from the coding sequence GTGGTCTACCGTGTTTATGTGGAGAAACGGCCCGAGCTTGCGCAGGAGGCCGCGGCCCTGCTGGGGGACCTGCGCGCCCTCCTGCGCATCGAGGCCCTCCGTGGCCTGCGCCTCGTGAATCGCTACGACGTGGAGGGGGTCGGGGAGGAGCTTTTTCGGGCCGCCGTTGCCAATATCCTATCTGAGCCGCAGCTTGATACCGTCAGCGCTGCCTTGACCGGAGCGGAGGGGAGGACCGTCTTCGCCGTGGAGTACCTGCCCGGCCAATTTGACCAGCGGGCTGACTCTGCGGCCCAGTGCATTCAGCTCCTCTCTCAGGGAGACCGGCCCGCCGTCCGCTCCGCCAGGGTCTACGTGCTGGAGGGGGACCTGACGGCGGAGGAGCTAATGCGGGTCAAAAAGTATCTCATCAACCCTGTGGACAGCAGAGAGGCGGCGCTTGGGACCTACGATACCCTTGCGGTACAGTACGAGCGGCCCACCACCGTGGAGACTCTGACCGGGTTCCTTACGCTGGATGCTGCCGGACTTGCCGCTTTCGCGGCAGAAAAGGGTCTAGCCATGGATCTGGACGACCTCAAGTTCTGCCAGGCATACTTCCGGGCGGAGGAGCGGGAGCCTACCATCACCGAGGTGCGGGTTATCGACACCTACTGGTCCGACCACTGCCGTCACACTACCTTTTTGACCGAAATTGACGCCGTCCGCTTTGAGGACGCGGCGCTAGAGGAGACCTATTCCGCCTATCTGGCTGCCCGCGCCGAGCTGGGGACGAAGAAACCCATTACCTTGATGGACCTGGCTACCGTAGCTGCCAGGGTGCTCAGGGCCAGGGGGCAGCTCCCCAATCTGGACGAGTCGGAGGAGATCAACGCCTGCACGGTAAAGATAAACATTGACGTGGACGGGGAGGAGGAGCCCTGGCTCCTCCTCTTCAAGAACGAGACACATAACCACCCCACCGAGATCGAGCCTTTCGGGGGCGCGGCCACCTGCATCGGCGGAGCCATCCGGGACCCACTCTCCGGCCGGGCCTACGTATATGCTGCTATGCGCGTCACCGGCGCGGCGGACCCCACTGCCGCGGTGGCGGACACGCTGCCCGGCAAGCTGCCACAGCGGCGGCTGGTGACTACCGCCGCCGCCGGGTACAGTGCCTATGGAAACCAGATCGGCCTCGCAACCGGCCAGGTGGATGAGCTCTATCACCCCGGCTACGTTGCCAAGCGCATGGAGATCGGCGCGGTGCTGGCCGCCGCCCCCGCCAGAAACGTCCGGCGGGAGGTGCCACTGCCCGGCGACGTAGTCATTCTCCTGGGGGGCAGGACAGGACGGGACGGCTGCGGCGGGGCTACCGGCTCCTCTAAGTCCCACTCCACCGCGTCCCTGGAGACCTGCGGGGCCGAGGTGCAAAAGGGCAACGCCCCGGAGGAGCGAAAGCTCCAGCGCCTCTTCCGCAGCGCTGAGGCCACCACCCTCATCAAGCGGTGCAATGACTTCGGCGCGGGCGGCGTCAGCGTCGCCATCGGAGAGCTGGCCGATGGTCTGGAGGTGGACCTGGACGCTGTGCCCCGGAAGTACGAGGGACTGGATGGCACCGAGCTTGCTATCAGCGAGTCCCAGGAGCGCATGGCCGTGGTGGTGGCCCGGGAGGACGCAGAGCGTTTCTGCGCCCTGGCCCGGGGCGAGAACCTGGAGGCCACGCTTGTAGCGGTGGTCACTGCCGCGCCCCGGCTCCGTATGTGCTGGAACGGGGCAAGGATCGTGGACCTCTCAAGGGAGTTTTTAAACTCCAATGGCGCGCCCAAGCATGCTCACGCCTCCCAAGCGGCTGCTCAGCCCTTCGCCCGGGAGACGGCGGGGATGTTTTCCGAACGCTATCGTGCGCTGGCCGCCGACCTGAACGTCTGCTCCAAGCGGGGGCTGGCCGAGCGGTTTGACTCCACCGTGGGGGCGGGGACCGTCCTCATGCCATTCGGCGGCAGGCATCAGCGCACGCCTCCTCAGGCGATGGTGCAAAAGATCTCCGTGGAGCGGGGGGATACCTCCGCCTGCTCCTACATGGCCTGGGGCTATAACCCCTTCCTCGCGGAGCGAAGCCCCTTCCACAGCGCGTACCTCGCCGTGGTGGAGTCGGTGTCCAAGCTGGTTGCCACGGGGGCGTCCTTTGACGAAGTTTATCTGACCTTCCAGGAGTACTTCGAGAAGCCGGGGAGGGACCCGGCGCGCTGGGGCAAGCCGCTGGCGGCCCTACTGGGGGCCTTCCGGGCCCAAATGGACCTGGGGGTGGCCGCTATAGGCGGCAAGGACTCCATGTCGGGCAGCTTTGAGGGGCTGGATGTACCCCCCACGCTGGTCTCCTTCGCCGTCACCACCGGGCAGATGGAGGAGGTCCGCTCTCCCGAGTTTAAGGCCCCCGGCCACCCGGTGGTTTTGCTGGAGCCGGAGTATGGAGGGGACGGCCTTCCCACGGCGGCCTCCCTGCGGAGAAACTTTGCCCTGGTGCATGCGCTTTTCGCAAAGGGCCGGGCCGTCTCGGCCTGGACGCCCACTTTCGGAGGCGCTGCCGAGGGCGTGCTCAAAATGACGCTGGGCAACGGGGTAGGGTTTCGCTACGCGGAGGGCCTGCCCAACGGCCTGCTGTTCGGCTACCGCTACGGCGCCTTCCTCCTGGAGCTGACGGAGGATGCGGAGGTTGGAATGCGCCTGGGGGAAACGGTGACCGAGCCGGTCATCACCAGGGGAGACACCGCCCTCCCCCTGGAAGAGCTGAGCACCCTCTACGAAGGGCGGCTGGAGAGCGTTTTCCCCTGCAACCTGAAGCCGGAGGGGAAAGCCATCCCGGTCTTTACCTCCCGGCGGAAAAGCGTGCTCAAAGCGCCGGAACGGTTTGCCAAGCCCCGCGTCCTGATTCCTGTTTTCCCCGGCACCAACTGCGAGTATGACACCGCCAAGGCAATTTTAGAGGCCGGGGGAGTGCCCGAGTTCTTTGTGGTCAAAAACCTCACAGCCGAGGAGGTGGCCGCCTCGGTCCGGAATTTTGCCGCACGGGTAGAGAAGGCCCAGGCCATCGTGATCCCCGGCGGGTTCTCCGGCGGGGACGAGCCCGACGGCTCCGGAAAGTTCATCACCGCCTTTTTCCGGGGCGGGCCCGTACGGGATGCGGTGACGGACCTGCTGGATGAGCGGGGCGGCCTGATGCTGGGCATCTGCAATGGCTTTCAGGCCCTCATCAAGCTGGGGCTGGTACCCTATGGGCGCATTGTGGAGACCGACGCGGCCTCGCCCACCCTGACCTATAATGCTATCGGCCACCACCAGTCCAAGATCGTCCGCACCCGCGTGGCCTCCAACCGGTCCCCCTGGCTGCTGGAGGTCGAGCCGGGCGAGGTGTTCACTGTCCCCATCTCTCATGGGGAGGGGCGCTTTCTGGCGGAGGAGGGGGTTGTTCGGCAATTGGCGGCCGAAGAGCAGATCGCCACCCAGTATGTGGACCTGGGCGGCTTACCCACAGACGACGTGGCATTTAACCCCAACCACTCGGTCTTCGCCGTGGAGGGCATCACCTCACCCGACGGGCGGGTCCTGGGCAAAATGGGCCACAGTGAGCGCATCGGGAGGGGCCTCTACCGGAACGTCCCCGGGAGGTACGACATGGGCCTCTTCCGCAGCGCGGTGCGCTATTTTAAGTAA
- a CDS encoding Glycosyl hydrolase family 3 N-terminal domain protein, with the protein MKLKKILRTSISGVLIAVTLAVAIVANVMIPPNMNMVNAFLGDTGGTTVKQPNTYTEALDLQYNKTDYTAEEMAAAERALNEEIMGEGVVLLKNENGAMPYGKGTTFSFFGRSALKLIGNTWYDIMVQMGYAGADPGATLKNSFEEAGFGVNETLWNFYNSGNGSKYGLGVGSVSYGDNEDFSINECPIDVLESESGLLESAAGTVPVFVWGRKVGEGRDMPRSMYNHTDIPEDQTKSYLEPDSVELSILSYLNDNFDDVVLLVNSSAAMELGWVAQFENIHSIVYVPSAGNFGLYALADIFSGDINPSGRTVDTFAADAASAPAAANYGDFQYYDENGQPTKYNYISYKEGIYVGYKYYETRYEDVVMGQGNAGSYDYAAEVVYPFGYGLSYTTFDWTDFKASWDGTACTATVDVTNTGSIAGKDVVQIYAQSPYTSYDKQYKVEKAAVDLVGYGKTPLLQPGETKTVTVTFDQEQLKAYDYVNAKTYILDAGDYYITAAANAHQAVNNVLAAKGKTAADGMTADGNAAMTSVYNPGIPSAAPVTYAKDTTTGAAITNQFDFASGGLQYLSRNDWQGTWPTTDGEVGSVISTWGNEINGTDANGQPASYTYRKTVSGADLAALDGTDSLNPTDASTLTDTPVYNAKNGVTLIELRGKDFDDPLWETLLDNLTPEDYQKTLTESGYGTPELKSVGKPFSLDQDAATGLTGGGTGVSYSGTIVLAQAWNQELAGHYGEMIGNQALIGGCVGWYAPAMNIHRLPFSGRNNEYYSEDGFLAGTTAAATSRGAASKGMYTFVKHFALNDQENHRGDRNGQFGLVTWANEQAIRQLYLKPFELCVENDPITLNYLEEDGSGGYVNASREIAPVNAIMTAFNRIGYTWTGGCYNLITNVLRGEWGFTGFAITDNANTGLFMDAYQMIEAGADAKLTNVDGARWTFEKGNSAHYHYGREAMHRILYTVTNSKLMNGMMPGSQLVTPMTAAQKVLIGVDVAAVIISAALAFFIYLGFRPRKKRAGKN; encoded by the coding sequence ATGAAACTCAAGAAGATCCTGCGCACCAGTATCTCCGGCGTGCTCATCGCCGTCACGCTGGCTGTAGCCATCGTGGCAAACGTGATGATTCCGCCCAACATGAACATGGTCAACGCGTTTTTGGGCGACACCGGCGGCACCACCGTCAAGCAGCCCAACACCTACACCGAAGCCCTGGACCTGCAGTACAACAAGACCGACTATACCGCCGAGGAGATGGCCGCGGCCGAGCGGGCTCTCAACGAGGAGATCATGGGCGAAGGCGTGGTGCTGCTAAAAAACGAAAACGGTGCCATGCCCTACGGCAAGGGCACCACCTTCAGCTTTTTCGGCCGCTCCGCCCTAAAGCTGATAGGAAACACCTGGTATGACATCATGGTGCAGATGGGGTATGCGGGCGCCGACCCCGGCGCGACGCTGAAGAACAGCTTTGAGGAGGCGGGTTTCGGCGTCAACGAGACCCTGTGGAACTTCTATAACAGCGGTAACGGCAGCAAGTACGGTCTGGGCGTCGGCTCCGTCAGCTATGGAGATAATGAGGACTTCTCCATCAACGAGTGCCCCATCGACGTGCTGGAGAGCGAATCCGGTCTGCTGGAGAGCGCGGCGGGTACCGTTCCGGTGTTCGTGTGGGGCCGCAAGGTGGGCGAGGGCCGCGACATGCCACGCTCTATGTACAACCACACCGACATCCCGGAGGACCAGACCAAGAGCTATCTGGAGCCCGACAGCGTGGAGCTGTCCATTCTGAGCTACCTCAACGACAATTTTGACGATGTGGTCCTCCTGGTCAATAGCTCCGCCGCCATGGAGCTGGGCTGGGTGGCGCAGTTTGAAAATATCCACTCCATCGTCTACGTCCCCAGCGCGGGCAACTTTGGTCTTTACGCCCTGGCCGACATCTTCAGCGGCGACATCAATCCCTCCGGCCGTACCGTGGACACCTTCGCCGCCGACGCCGCCAGCGCGCCCGCCGCCGCCAACTACGGCGACTTCCAGTACTACGACGAGAACGGCCAGCCCACCAAGTACAACTACATCTCCTATAAGGAAGGCATCTATGTGGGCTACAAGTACTACGAGACCCGCTATGAAGACGTGGTGATGGGCCAGGGCAATGCCGGGAGCTACGACTACGCCGCCGAGGTGGTCTACCCCTTCGGGTACGGGCTGAGCTACACTACCTTTGACTGGACTGACTTCAAGGCCTCCTGGGATGGCACAGCCTGCACCGCCACCGTGGACGTAACCAACACCGGCTCCATCGCGGGCAAGGACGTGGTGCAAATCTATGCCCAGAGCCCCTACACCAGCTATGATAAGCAGTACAAGGTGGAAAAGGCCGCCGTGGACCTTGTGGGCTATGGCAAGACTCCCCTCCTCCAGCCCGGCGAGACTAAGACCGTCACCGTTACCTTTGACCAGGAGCAGCTCAAGGCCTACGACTATGTGAATGCCAAGACCTATATCCTGGACGCCGGGGACTACTACATTACCGCCGCGGCCAACGCGCACCAGGCGGTCAACAATGTCCTCGCCGCCAAGGGCAAGACGGCGGCCGACGGCATGACCGCCGACGGAAACGCCGCTATGACATCGGTCTACAACCCCGGCATTCCCTCCGCCGCCCCTGTGACCTACGCGAAGGACACCACCACCGGCGCCGCCATCACCAACCAGTTCGACTTCGCGAGCGGCGGCCTCCAGTACCTCTCCCGCAATGACTGGCAGGGCACCTGGCCCACGACAGACGGAGAGGTGGGCAGCGTCATTAGCACCTGGGGCAACGAGATCAACGGCACCGACGCCAATGGTCAGCCCGCCTCCTATACCTATCGGAAAACCGTCAGCGGTGCGGACCTCGCCGCGCTGGACGGTACCGACTCTCTGAACCCTACCGATGCCTCCACCCTCACCGACACCCCCGTCTACAACGCCAAGAACGGCGTGACTCTCATTGAGCTGCGGGGCAAGGACTTTGACGACCCGCTCTGGGAAACGCTCCTGGATAATCTGACCCCGGAGGACTACCAGAAGACCCTCACCGAGTCCGGCTACGGCACGCCGGAGCTCAAAAGCGTGGGCAAGCCCTTCTCCCTGGACCAGGATGCGGCCACCGGCCTCACGGGCGGCGGAACGGGCGTGAGCTACAGCGGCACCATCGTGCTGGCCCAAGCCTGGAACCAGGAGCTGGCTGGACACTATGGCGAGATGATCGGCAACCAGGCCCTCATCGGCGGCTGTGTGGGCTGGTATGCCCCCGCCATGAACATCCACCGTCTGCCCTTCAGTGGCCGGAACAACGAGTACTACTCCGAGGACGGTTTCCTCGCCGGCACGACTGCCGCCGCCACCAGCCGGGGCGCGGCCAGCAAGGGAATGTACACCTTCGTCAAGCACTTCGCGCTCAACGACCAGGAGAACCACCGGGGCGACCGGAACGGGCAGTTTGGCTTGGTCACCTGGGCCAACGAACAGGCCATCCGCCAGCTCTACCTCAAGCCCTTTGAGCTGTGCGTGGAGAATGACCCCATCACCCTCAACTACCTGGAGGAGGACGGCAGCGGCGGCTACGTGAACGCAAGCCGGGAAATTGCCCCCGTCAACGCCATCATGACCGCCTTCAACCGTATCGGCTACACCTGGACCGGCGGATGCTACAACCTCATCACCAACGTGCTGCGGGGCGAGTGGGGCTTTACCGGCTTTGCCATCACTGACAACGCCAACACCGGTCTCTTCATGGACGCTTACCAGATGATCGAGGCCGGGGCCGACGCCAAGCTTACCAACGTAGACGGTGCCCGCTGGACCTTCGAAAAGGGCAATTCCGCCCACTACCACTACGGCAGAGAGGCCATGCACCGCATCCTCTACACCGTTACTAACTCCAAGCTTATGAACGGAATGATGCCCGGCTCCCAGCTTGTCACCCCCATGACCGCCGCCCAGAAGGTACTGATCGGGGTTGACGTCGCGGCCGTAATCATCAGCGCGGCTCTGGCTTTCTTCATCTACCTGGGTTTCCGCCCCAGAAAGAAACGCGCCGGGAAAAACTGA